AATTCTATGTGAGACTGCATTTAATCTTTTATCTCGTCTTCCTTTGTGTCCTACCCTTCTCCTGACGGAGACGCTGCGCGAACGGGAAGCCGCTATCGCATCTATGCGACCTTTGTGGTTCGTTCTCTAATTCAGTGCATCTTAATACAGAATTGCTATGAGGAGTCGAGTATCTTTTTCCTCACAAACGATGAAACTCCGAGAAAAATTAACAAACTAACTAAAATCATGAAAAAGCAACAGCTACGCATTGCACTGTTTACAGGATTATACTCTCCTTTTCTGACAGGAGTTTCCGTTGCAGTCCATCAAAGAGTTCGCTGGTTGCTACAACAAGGACATGAAGTTTTACTTGTCCATCCAGAAATCAACAATAAGTATCCCAAAAAAGTGAGCGATCGCCCCATGCCAGGGCTAGATGAGTTAAAATCTTTTCCGACTTTTTCTTCATACAAATTCCCCACAGAGCCTTTAATCTTTTATAAGTCTCTTCCCCAACCATTAAATTATCGTCATTGGAGTGATAATAAACTACTAAAACAATTTCAACCAGATATTATTGTGGTTGAAGAAGCAGCCCAAATGCGAGGAGTGTATTCAGCCTTTTTACAAGGTTATGGTCGTCCTGTTGGAGTAGGATATGCAAAAAAAACTCATACTCCAATTGTTTCAGTTTTTCATACTGATATTGTTGCCTACATTAAATATTATTTAGGCGATACATTTTTCAACTTCCTGCGCCCGATTATTCCTCTGATAGTTAAACAGTTTAGTGAATCTTACGATCTGAATTTATTTTCTTCTAAAGAACAGCTTGTAAAATATCAAAACCTCCAATGTAAACGAAGTGAATATCTTCCCTATCAAGGAATTAATTGCGAAAAATTTCATCCCCAAAATATCATTCATAATCCAATACCGAATGATAATCGTCCGACATTACTCTTTGTAGGACGTGTGACAGCCGAAAAAAATGTGCCTCAATTAATAGATGCTTTTCCAATAATTGCCGCTAAAGTTCCTGATGTGCATTTAGTGATTGTTGGTAGCGGCCCCTTAGATGCCGAAATTCGTCGGCGTGCAGCAAAATTTGGTTCTGGTATTACTATCTGGGGTGAGTCACACGGTACAGAACTTTTAGGTTGGTTTGCGCGTGCAGATATATTTGTCAACCCTTCAGTAACAGAAAACTTCTGCACCACAACTAACGAAGCCTTAGCTTCGGGAACTCCTGTAGTAGCCGTAACTGCACCTTCAACATCAGAACAAGTATTTCCTGGTCAGAATGGCTTTTTAGCAGAACCAAATAACCCCAGAGATTTTGCTCAAAAGGTAATCGCTATCCTAGAAAATCCTGAACTCAAAGCCGCAATGAGTGAACAAGCTCGTCCTTCTATTCTTCAGTATGATTGGTCTGCTTGTATGGAGAAGTTTGAGGCCAGACTTTACGAAGTGGTGGAAACTTCCCAACCACGAAAACCTACAGTTGTGGGATAACTTGACTATCACTCTAGTAGTTCACCAACCCAATATTGCTGTGTAGACCCTGCAAGGGAGCAGGGGAGCAGGGGGGAATGAAGGTACTCTCTCCCCTGCCCCTCTGCCCCTCTGCCCCTCTGCCCCTCTGCCAGCAACCACGCAAAGTTATCTTGGCAGACTACTAGTTGGCTAAAAATAAAACAATCCCAAATGATTAGGACTCACGCGCCAACTATTGTTCTACGTGAGTCCTGATCATTTGTGAGCGCCTAAATACCAACTTTTCATCGGTGTCTCCTAATTGTTGATTTGCCACAGGCGATCGCGAAAAAATGGACTGAAGGAAGCGTTCTAGGTTCTGTAAAATCTCGTCGTTGGCAAGTTGCAAGCTCACAAAAACGGTTTGATATCCCAGATTTTTAGAGTAAACCAAGATGCGTGTCATCAGGGAGCTTTTGCCCATTTGCTTAGGGGCTTGCTCTAGAACTTTATTAGCGATCGCGTTCTAAAAACACAACTGTCCTTTTTCAGATATGGTTATATGGGTATAAGGGTGTAAGTATTCAAAACCCTTACACTCCATACCCTTTCACCCCCACACCCAATCCCCACAGACAATTGTGGTGCGTCAGTCCTGTGATTGTATATTTTTAGTACAAAAATACTGTAAAAAGAACTGTCTTATAAATAAAGAAAACCCTCGTAAGTCTTAGCTCACAAGGGTTTCAGTTTCTAAGCGGGCGGCGGGAATCGAACCCGCATTAATAGCTTGGAAGGCTATATGAAATCTTTTATTTACAAAAGTTTCAGTCATTTTCAAAAATTTTTACACCCAATTTACACCCAACAGACAAATATTAAAATTCCCTGACTTTTTGATTTTTAATTAAGACTATTGATTGACAAAAGTAAATCAATGTGTATTTGAAATATTGAAGAAAATAGAATTGAATTTAAGCGATCGCCAGTTTTATCATTTTCAGCGATCGGCTAATTCTAGCATCTTATAAAAATCGGCAACCAGTTAGAAATTTTGGTAACAGTACTTGCCATTCACTAACCTTCAAACTGATACTCAGATAATACTTGAGAAAGTATAAAAGAAAACTTTCATAGCTCAAATATCCCTTGTAATAGTAATTAAGCATAGTTGAGCAAGATTGCTCTGCATTTTCGGGGTGTCGTGATGAGCTTAATTAATCTGGATCTAGTCATCAACGCAATTACTAGCATTGCGAATCCTTTAATTAAAGAAAAAATTCTGCGTAATGAGACAGTAATTAAGTTACTCCAGCAATTTAACCTTGACCCAGAGCATCCACCAGCCGATTTTAGTGGTGTTTACGCCTATGCCTTAGTAGAATACGGTGTTGGTAAACCAAAACCATTTCTCGAATTATTTCGACAAGAAGCCATTAAGCAAGCATTTCGTAAAGCATTGGGCCATAATAATCCCTCAATTTTGCTTTCTGAAGTTGATGCTTTTTTGGAAGCTTATACCTTGGGTGAAGAAATCAGAAACTTAGAACTGGATGTCAGACGAGAGGTAGCTGCATTTGCAACCGTATTTATTGAAGTCGCCAAACGCAGCCGTACACCAGCTGATGTCTTAATGAGTCAGCAGATTGGATCTCTACACAAGAGAATTGCTGGTATTCAAGAACAGCTAGAAAGATTGCCAACCCTGGAAGGTATTCGTACAGAAATGGCAAGATTAGCAGCCCAGAATTCTCTAGTATTAACCGAAACTGCAACTGAAAATCAGTGTAGAGCGATCGCCTTAGCCCAACAAATGCGAGGATGGTTTGAAACCTTGGGCTACCGCCTGGAAAAATATGAAATCTGGGCAGAAGAATATTTTGAATGGATTATCAACGTTCCAGTCCGCCGCAGTTATGACCGCATTCTTGTACGTGGCGTTGCGGGAGAAGTGGGACTGAGTGATGTTATGGCGTTGCGTCAATCAGTTAATCAACAAAAAACTGATGAAGGTTGGTTAGTAAGTACCCGACGCATTTCCCGCGCAGCCAGGGATGAAGTCAAGAAAGATGAAAATCGTCACCTTGACTGTTTTACATTTGACGAACTGATTGATTTAGATGCTGACTTTACTGGTTATCTTGACTGGTTAGAAGCGGAAATCAAACGCCGAAAGATTGATCAAAAGTATGTCCCGCTTGCTTGTAAAAAAGAAGAAATTGACCCAGTTACTAAGCAGCGAATCGGATTCAGTCATTACGAAGCAGAAGACGGCTGGATTGATGGTTACATCGACCTTTGGCTGGATGACCCTGCAAAAGAGCATATTTCCATTTTGGGAGAATTCGGCACGGGTAAAACTTGGTTTGTCTTTCACTATGCTTGGACAGCACTCCAACGTTACAAAGATGCTCAAAAACGTGGTGTTGAACGTCCCCGTCTACCTTTAGTAATTACCCTGCGTGACTTTGCCAAAGCGTTAAATGTAGAAAATGTTTTGGCGGGTTTCTTCTTTACTCAACACAATATCCGCTTAAATAGCGAAGTTTTTGACCAACTCAACCGCATGGGTAAATTGCTGCTCATTTTCGATGGTTTTGACGAAATGGCAGCAAAAGTTGACCGCCAACAGATGATTAACAACTTCTGGGAACTGGCAAAGGTAGTAGTTCCAGGTTCTAAAGTTATTCTTACCTGTCGTACTGAACATTTCCCAGAGGCTAAAGAAGGACGCGCTTTACTGAATGCAGAACTACAAGCCTCTACGAACAAACTAACTGGTGAAACACCACAATTTGAAGTTCTGGAATTGAAGGAATTCAAATATGAGCAAATCCAGCAGGTATTGTCATACCAAGCTGAACCAGCCACAGTTGAACAAGTCATGGGCAATTCACAGTTACTAGACTTAGCCCGTCGTCCAGTGATGACTGATTTAATTTTGGAAGCATTGCCAGATATTGAGTCCGGTAAACCTATTGATATGTCACGGGTTTATCTGTATGCAGTGCGGCGCAAGATGGAACGAGACATCAAAGCAGAACGTACTTTTACTTCCTTGGCAGATAAATTGTACTTTTTATGCGAACTGTCTTGGGAGATGCTGTCTACTGACCAAATGAGTCTGAATTATCGTTTGTTCCCAGAACGTATTCGTCGCTTATTTGGTTCTGTTGTGCAAGAAGAGAAAGATTTAGATCACTGGCATTATGACATGATGGGGCAGGCGATGCTTGTCCGTAATGCTGATGGTGATTATACTCCGGCACATAGGTCACTGTTAGAGTTTTTTGTCGCGTATAAATTTGCAGCCGAGTTGGGTGCTTTGGCGAGTGATTTCACGGAATTGGCACAAGCACGATCGCTTGTACATAAAAGCCTCGTCCCTATTGATTATACTTGGGCTAGTTATTTTTCGCGTCAGTTAGATGATATTACTGCTCTACTAAAAGCATTTACAACTGAGTCTTTTGAGAAATTAAGAGAGACCTTTGGTAAAGCACCACTCACAAAAGCAGTGATGGATTTACTTTTACCCATGTTAGATAATCATGAGTCTCTAATTACTATTATTCAAGCAACAAGAGGTAAAAGTGAAGAGGAAGTAGGTTACATAGGGGGAAATGCCGCAACATTAGTCGTGAAATTAGATCAGAGGGCATTAGAGGGTGCAGATTTTAGTGGTGCATTTGTCAATAGTGCGGATTTTATTTATGCCAGTTTACGTGATGCCAATTTTGCACAAGCCAATCTGACAAATTCTATATTTGCTGAAACTTTTGGTTCTATTTTGTCTGTTGTATTTAACCCAGATTCAAGCCTTTTAGCTACAGGTCATGAATCAGATGGCATAGTTCACTTATGGGATGTTTCAACCGGAAAAGAGATTTTAACACTTGAAGGACATCAAACGGCAGTATGGTCAGTTGCTTTCAGCCCCACAGAAAAAATTATTGCCACTGGTAGTTACGATCACACAATAAAATTCTGGGATCTTCACAACGGTAAATGCTTAAAAACGTTAACTGATAATGATAGTTGGTTACGTTCGGTTACTTTTAGTCCAGATGGCAAAATTCTGGCTAGTGGCAATACTGACAAAATCATCAAACTATGGGATGTGCATACAGGAGAATGCTTGAGAACTTTAAAAGGACATACAAAAACCGTTCTCTCTGTTAGCTTTAGTCCAGATAATCAGATACTTGCCAGTGGCAGTAGTGATCAAACCGTCAGGTTATGGAGTGTCAGTACTGGAGAATGTCTAAGAATTTTACAAGCGCATAACCATAATGTAGAGTCTGTTGCATTCAGTCCAGATAATCAGATACTTGCCAGTGGCAGTGCGGATCAAACAATCAGGATATGGAACGTCAACACTGGAGAATGCCAGAAGACTTTACACGCACATAATGTTTGGATCAACTCAGTAGACTTTAGTCCTGATGGTCAGACTCTTGCCAGTGGTGGAGGAGATCAAATGGTGAAGCTATGGAATATTAAAACTGGAGAATGCCTCAAAACTTTGCTAGGACACACAAGCTCAGTTTGGTCTGTGGCTTTTAGCTCAGATGGCAAAAAA
This sequence is a window from Aulosira sp. FACHB-615. Protein-coding genes within it:
- a CDS encoding NACHT domain-containing protein, which produces MSLINLDLVINAITSIANPLIKEKILRNETVIKLLQQFNLDPEHPPADFSGVYAYALVEYGVGKPKPFLELFRQEAIKQAFRKALGHNNPSILLSEVDAFLEAYTLGEEIRNLELDVRREVAAFATVFIEVAKRSRTPADVLMSQQIGSLHKRIAGIQEQLERLPTLEGIRTEMARLAAQNSLVLTETATENQCRAIALAQQMRGWFETLGYRLEKYEIWAEEYFEWIINVPVRRSYDRILVRGVAGEVGLSDVMALRQSVNQQKTDEGWLVSTRRISRAARDEVKKDENRHLDCFTFDELIDLDADFTGYLDWLEAEIKRRKIDQKYVPLACKKEEIDPVTKQRIGFSHYEAEDGWIDGYIDLWLDDPAKEHISILGEFGTGKTWFVFHYAWTALQRYKDAQKRGVERPRLPLVITLRDFAKALNVENVLAGFFFTQHNIRLNSEVFDQLNRMGKLLLIFDGFDEMAAKVDRQQMINNFWELAKVVVPGSKVILTCRTEHFPEAKEGRALLNAELQASTNKLTGETPQFEVLELKEFKYEQIQQVLSYQAEPATVEQVMGNSQLLDLARRPVMTDLILEALPDIESGKPIDMSRVYLYAVRRKMERDIKAERTFTSLADKLYFLCELSWEMLSTDQMSLNYRLFPERIRRLFGSVVQEEKDLDHWHYDMMGQAMLVRNADGDYTPAHRSLLEFFVAYKFAAELGALASDFTELAQARSLVHKSLVPIDYTWASYFSRQLDDITALLKAFTTESFEKLRETFGKAPLTKAVMDLLLPMLDNHESLITIIQATRGKSEEEVGYIGGNAATLVVKLDQRALEGADFSGAFVNSADFIYASLRDANFAQANLTNSIFAETFGSILSVVFNPDSSLLATGHESDGIVHLWDVSTGKEILTLEGHQTAVWSVAFSPTEKIIATGSYDHTIKFWDLHNGKCLKTLTDNDSWLRSVTFSPDGKILASGNTDKIIKLWDVHTGECLRTLKGHTKTVLSVSFSPDNQILASGSSDQTVRLWSVSTGECLRILQAHNHNVESVAFSPDNQILASGSADQTIRIWNVNTGECQKTLHAHNVWINSVDFSPDGQTLASGGGDQMVKLWNIKTGECLKTLLGHTSSVWSVAFSSDGKKLVSASRDQTFRFWDVNTGECLRIFQGYKNSVRSIAFSSDGQTLISGGHDQVVKIWDVNTGKCLKVTQEQTDLIRSVAFSYDNKIIASAGHERTVRLWNPNTGECLKIMEGHSDWVRSVVFSPDCQLLASGSGDSTVKLWNTSTGHCFKTFQEIKSVMSIAFSPDSQFLASGGLDQTIRIWHIHTGLCQMTLKGHTNWVRSVVFSSNGQFLASSGDEEMIRLWDLNRGECFKTFQHESIGVHSIAVSPNDEILASGGFDNTIKLWDVSSGICLKILQGHTQWITSVIFSPDGNTVASSSADGTVKFWDIKTGDCIKTLIDRPYERMNITGVKGLTSSEIATLKALGAVEE
- a CDS encoding glycosyltransferase gives rise to the protein MKKQQLRIALFTGLYSPFLTGVSVAVHQRVRWLLQQGHEVLLVHPEINNKYPKKVSDRPMPGLDELKSFPTFSSYKFPTEPLIFYKSLPQPLNYRHWSDNKLLKQFQPDIIVVEEAAQMRGVYSAFLQGYGRPVGVGYAKKTHTPIVSVFHTDIVAYIKYYLGDTFFNFLRPIIPLIVKQFSESYDLNLFSSKEQLVKYQNLQCKRSEYLPYQGINCEKFHPQNIIHNPIPNDNRPTLLFVGRVTAEKNVPQLIDAFPIIAAKVPDVHLVIVGSGPLDAEIRRRAAKFGSGITIWGESHGTELLGWFARADIFVNPSVTENFCTTTNEALASGTPVVAVTAPSTSEQVFPGQNGFLAEPNNPRDFAQKVIAILENPELKAAMSEQARPSILQYDWSACMEKFEARLYEVVETSQPRKPTVVG
- a CDS encoding AAA-like domain-containing protein, which codes for MANKVLEQAPKQMGKSSLMTRILVYSKNLGYQTVFVSLQLANDEILQNLERFLQSIFSRSPVANQQLGDTDEKLVFRRSQMIRTHVEQ